In Macrobrachium nipponense isolate FS-2020 chromosome 15, ASM1510439v2, whole genome shotgun sequence, a single genomic region encodes these proteins:
- the LOC135194905 gene encoding turripeptide Gsg9.2-like isoform X1, whose product MIKKGLPTTIFCVILLVIIGTSVSRAHPHCGQACGLIYRPVCGSNGVTYPNICVFQNARCRNPFLGLRCQRRCEECYVIG is encoded by the exons ATGATCAAGAAAGGGTTGCCAACGACTATTTTCTGCGTCATTTTGTTGGTTATCATTGGAACTTCTGTATCCAGGGCTCATCCAC ACTGCGGACAAGCCTGCGGCCTCATTTACAGGCCCGTGTGTGGCAGCAACGGAGTAACTTACCCCAATATCTGCGTCTTCCAAAATGCAAGATGTCGCAATCCATTCCTCGGGTTACGATGCCAAAGGAGATGTGAGGAAt GTTACGTCATTGGATAA